From the Campylobacter sp. CNRCH_2014_0184h genome, one window contains:
- a CDS encoding DUF2779 domain-containing protein, with protein MFFSKSRYTRGTQCTKSLWLKTYKNEVLSMADENALAKFSTGNKVGELACELFPNGVKIEFEGSSFDEKCEQTRKLLENNQEVICEATFCYDGILIMIDILQNTKDGLIVNEVKSSTSLKDVYIDDCALQYYVLSNLNYKIKQVNLIHLNNEYYRGDFLDINQLFKINDITKEVLLNQNQVKENLKYFEEILSKKEEPNIDIGTHCFDPYECDGYEYCWVKQRNLCENENVFNISRLNANKKFELYQKNIINFKDIKDLSIFNENQQIQIKASLNKEIYINKENIKNFLSILTYPIYHLDFETFMQAVPDFKGIKPYMQIPFQYSLHIDYKDKLEHKEFLSECGIDPRYELVRNLINDIPKDVCVLAYNASFEKGVIRNLALAFPEFSEHLLNIEKNIKDLMIPFQNKDFYHYKMQGSYSIKKVLPALIPDMEQAYKNLGLIQNGSEAMKSFETMQNMDENERKAYRQALLEYCKLDTLAMVKILKHLEELVK; from the coding sequence ATGTTTTTTTCAAAATCAAGATACACAAGAGGCACACAATGTACTAAGTCTTTATGGCTTAAAACTTACAAAAATGAAGTATTAAGTATGGCAGATGAAAACGCTTTAGCTAAATTTAGCACCGGTAACAAGGTAGGCGAGTTAGCCTGTGAGCTTTTTCCAAATGGAGTAAAGATAGAGTTTGAAGGTAGTTCTTTTGATGAAAAATGCGAACAAACTAGAAAACTATTAGAAAATAATCAAGAAGTGATTTGCGAAGCTACTTTTTGCTACGATGGTATTTTGATCATGATAGATATTTTACAAAATACCAAAGACGGTTTGATCGTAAATGAAGTAAAAAGCTCTACATCTTTAAAAGATGTTTATATAGATGATTGTGCTTTGCAGTATTATGTTTTATCAAATTTAAATTATAAAATCAAACAAGTTAACCTGATACATTTAAACAATGAATACTATAGAGGTGATTTTCTTGATATAAATCAACTTTTTAAGATCAATGATATCACAAAAGAAGTTTTATTAAATCAAAACCAAGTTAAAGAAAATTTAAAATACTTTGAAGAAATTTTAAGTAAAAAAGAAGAGCCAAATATAGACATAGGAACACATTGTTTTGATCCTTATGAGTGCGATGGATATGAGTATTGTTGGGTTAAGCAAAGAAATTTATGTGAAAACGAGAATGTTTTTAACATTTCAAGGCTTAATGCAAATAAAAAATTTGAACTCTATCAAAAAAATATAATAAATTTTAAAGATATAAAAGATCTATCTATCTTTAATGAAAATCAACAAATCCAAATCAAAGCTTCACTTAATAAAGAAATCTATATAAACAAAGAAAATATCAAAAATTTCTTAAGTATCCTAACTTATCCTATATACCATTTAGATTTTGAAACTTTTATGCAAGCTGTGCCTGATTTTAAAGGCATAAAACCTTATATGCAAATTCCTTTTCAATACTCTTTACATATAGACTATAAAGACAAGTTAGAACATAAAGAATTTTTAAGCGAATGTGGGATCGATCCAAGATATGAACTTGTAAGAAATTTGATCAATGATATACCAAAAGATGTTTGCGTACTTGCTTATAATGCAAGTTTTGAAAAAGGTGTAATAAGGAATTTAGCACTTGCTTTTCCTGAATTTAGCGAGCATTTGTTAAATATAGAAAAAAACATCAAAGATCTTATGATACCTTTTCAAAATAAAGATTTTTATCATTATAAAATGCAAGGGAGTTATTCTATAAAAAAAGTTTTACCAGCTCTGATCCCTGATATGGAGCAAGCTTATAAAAATTTAGGTTTAATCCAGAATGGAAGCGAAGCTATGAAAAGTTTTGAAACTATGCAAAATATGGATGAAAACGAAAGAAAAGCTTACCGCCAAGCCTTACTAGAATACTGCAAACTTGATACTTTAGCCATGGTAAAAATTTTAAAACATTTAGAAGAGCTTGTAAAATAA
- a CDS encoding AAA family ATPase — MQTNTSTLTHIADFDYYSHNVKVISLHAQMLSNSKQIKKDFYSEFEEILEKDSKIPSFIYKQYSKFIYPSFLKKNLSYLKKYLNFTQAECDVFAFFYYANKGRFALHQGYSTALGKKIIEKIFNHTSKDVNKALSDDSMLFKLDALCYYDSDAFGIDVNNFESIFTQDISKTTLMGEFSYFLPKTRLNLSDFDYIQEELNTIITFLKKRQKGNIFIYGKAGVGKNELSALIAKELSKEALCVKDCENDKKSSRISNFYALKKILNPKKQMIVFDECEDSLCYDSLKEKLKINKILDEENGICVFLSNSKDMDEAYLRRFDVILELESMPKEKKIQNIKKLFNKKNIKIDEAIIENIASHPELSQGVILKCANNAKIFKSKSQEVFVRLINENLKARSLQSISMPKKDKKYDLSLIECDLNLQELINNIDKNSSLRILSYGIAGSGKSEFGKELANVLNKTLHSYKLSDILDPFVGNNEKNIANIFKKASNDNAILQLDEIDALIYSRDEANKSWEKSLINEMLMQMENFEGIFIASTNYLQSLDKASIRRFDLKIEFQALKQEKLLKAFEFFAKELNLSFDKKQIAKRLLKLQNICLGDFALILRQNKIFKIKNADEFLEKLEKESKLKSDDEKINMGFL; from the coding sequence ATGCAAACAAATACTTCTACTCTTACTCACATTGCGGATTTTGATTACTACTCACATAATGTAAAAGTCATCTCACTACACGCACAAATGCTCTCAAATAGCAAACAAATCAAAAAAGATTTTTACAGCGAATTTGAGGAAATACTAGAAAAAGATAGTAAAATCCCTAGCTTTATCTATAAACAATACTCCAAATTTATCTATCCTAGCTTTTTAAAGAAAAATCTAAGTTATCTTAAAAAATACTTAAATTTTACTCAAGCAGAATGTGATGTGTTTGCGTTTTTTTACTATGCAAACAAAGGTAGATTTGCCCTACACCAAGGTTATAGCACTGCTTTGGGCAAAAAGATCATAGAAAAAATTTTCAACCACACTTCAAAAGATGTCAATAAAGCCTTAAGTGATGATTCTATGCTTTTTAAGCTAGATGCCTTGTGCTATTATGATAGCGATGCCTTTGGTATAGATGTAAATAATTTTGAAAGCATTTTCACTCAAGATATTAGCAAAACTACACTTATGGGTGAGTTTTCGTATTTTTTACCTAAAACTAGACTAAATTTGAGTGATTTTGACTATATACAAGAGGAATTAAATACTATCATTACTTTTTTAAAAAAACGCCAAAAAGGAAATATTTTTATATATGGAAAAGCAGGCGTAGGCAAAAACGAACTTAGCGCACTCATAGCTAAAGAGCTTAGTAAAGAAGCGTTGTGTGTTAAAGATTGCGAAAATGATAAAAAATCAAGTAGAATTTCAAATTTTTACGCACTTAAAAAGATACTCAATCCAAAAAAACAAATGATAGTCTTTGATGAGTGCGAGGATAGTCTTTGCTATGATTCTTTAAAAGAGAAATTAAAAATCAACAAAATCTTAGATGAAGAAAATGGCATTTGTGTATTTTTATCAAATTCTAAAGACATGGATGAGGCGTATTTGAGGCGTTTTGATGTGATTTTAGAGCTTGAAAGTATGCCTAAAGAAAAGAAAATTCAAAATATAAAAAAGCTATTTAATAAAAAAAATATAAAAATAGATGAAGCCATTATAGAAAATATAGCTTCTCATCCTGAACTTTCTCAAGGGGTTATTTTAAAATGTGCAAATAATGCTAAGATCTTTAAAAGCAAAAGTCAAGAAGTATTTGTAAGATTGATCAACGAAAATCTAAAAGCAAGATCACTTCAGAGCATTTCAATGCCAAAAAAAGACAAAAAATACGATTTAAGCTTGATAGAATGTGATTTAAATTTACAAGAACTAATAAACAATATCGATAAAAATTCAAGTTTGAGAATTTTAAGCTATGGCATAGCAGGTAGTGGAAAAAGCGAGTTTGGTAAAGAACTAGCTAATGTTTTAAACAAAACTTTACATTCTTATAAACTTAGTGATATTTTAGATCCTTTTGTGGGCAATAATGAAAAAAATATCGCAAACATTTTCAAAAAAGCTTCTAATGATAATGCTATCTTACAACTTGATGAGATCGATGCGTTAATTTATAGTAGAGATGAAGCAAATAAAAGCTGGGAAAAAAGCTTAATTAATGAAATGCTTATGCAAATGGAAAATTTTGAGGGTATTTTCATAGCTTCTACAAACTACCTACAAAGCCTTGATAAAGCTAGCATAAGAAGATTTGATCTAAAGATAGAATTTCAAGCACTGAAGCAAGAAAAACTTTTAAAGGCTTTTGAATTTTTTGCTAAAGAATTAAATTTAAGCTTTGATAAAAAACAAATTGCAAAAAGGCTTTTAAAACTTCAAAATATTTGTTTGGGCGATTTTGCGCTAATCCTTAGACAAAATAAAATTTTTAAAATCAAAAACGCCGATGAGTTTTTAGAAAAATTAGAAAAAGAATCAAAACTCAAATCAGATGATGAAAAAATCAACATGGGATTTTTATGA
- a CDS encoding agmatine deiminase family protein: MIAISTLLSSKHKRIYQNLVRNFVKFNIAFKEIPSNDIWLRDFMPLVYENTATSYIYDPDYLRNYPHLKTTIKPLKIT; this comes from the coding sequence ATGATAGCCATTTCTACACTTTTATCATCAAAACATAAAAGAATTTATCAAAATCTTGTGCGAAATTTTGTCAAATTTAACATCGCTTTTAAAGAAATTCCAAGTAATGATATATGGTTAAGAGATTTCATGCCTTTAGTGTATGAAAATACAGCGACAAGTTATATTTATGATCCTGATTATCTTAGAAATTATCCGCATTTGAAAACCACTATAAAACCTCTAAAAATCACTTAA
- a CDS encoding S24 family peptidase: MEVSNILQKMFEAIGVKNKNQLAKYLNIENSFIAGWEKRGKIPEKYIYKISQDSNLPYEYFLNNTNKNEYNTNKCNQSATFYSIPKLNISASAGGGNELIGLEEYETGEMLELSKAFFKTTPKNLKAIKVDGYSMVPMLLPDSWVVFEETHEYQGDGLYILNFDNQLMVKLLQLNPISKILDIISVNKDYKSYSIDLKDSQIELIIQGKVLRSII; this comes from the coding sequence ATGGAAGTTTCAAATATACTACAAAAAATGTTCGAAGCAATAGGTGTTAAAAATAAAAATCAACTAGCAAAGTATCTAAATATAGAAAATAGCTTTATAGCTGGCTGGGAGAAGAGAGGTAAAATTCCTGAAAAATATATTTATAAAATTTCTCAAGATAGCAATTTACCATATGAATATTTTTTAAATAATACTAATAAAAATGAGTATAATACTAACAAATGCAACCAAAGTGCCACTTTTTACTCTATACCAAAACTTAATATTTCAGCTTCTGCTGGTGGTGGCAATGAATTAATAGGATTAGAAGAATATGAAACTGGTGAAATGCTAGAGCTTAGTAAAGCTTTTTTTAAAACAACACCAAAGAATTTAAAAGCTATTAAAGTTGATGGATATTCTATGGTCCCGATGCTTCTACCTGATAGCTGGGTAGTATTTGAAGAAACACATGAGTATCAAGGAGATGGATTATATATTTTAAATTTTGATAATCAACTTATGGTCAAGCTTTTGCAATTAAATCCAATAAGTAAAATTTTGGATATTATTAGTGTTAATAAGGATTACAAAAGCTACAGCATAGACCTAAAAGACTCACAAATTGAGTTAATTATACAAGGCAAGGTTCTGCGTTCTATTATATAG
- a CDS encoding Mu phage-associated protein produces the protein MIKAYFENNAINVKAFARTHNISYDILHRVIKGEITGQRNTKGSTKVVFEKLLELGIINELPQGLK, from the coding sequence ATGATTAAAGCATATTTTGAAAACAACGCTATTAATGTAAAAGCCTTTGCTAGAACACATAATATCAGTTATGACATTTTACATAGAGTTATTAAAGGCGAAATTACAGGTCAAAGAAATACTAAAGGTAGTACAAAAGTTGTATTTGAAAAACTATTAGAGCTTGGTATTATTAACGAGCTTCCACAAGGTTTAAAGTAA
- a CDS encoding DDE-type integrase/transposase/recombinase has product MYFLETKEASQIFNVSEGALRLAVTRRSNKYEWLKVDNANGGRGGKKLLFKISKEQILTAFNQELITNDTLIYDEKMQEVKLSGIISENNTNCIIEEKNLNLTEPKIDNDLAVLNLKFENLSDKLKEDARSKVKLLKQVEKYIEGGLKQKRALEILNIKKDIFMKWQQSFKAHGILGLIDTRGLHRKDKTKLSTWIQEYALREYRSFAAGGFNFTELWWKIHKEAAQKENYDFIGFDLGEAKPLFSVKTLQNFIKNYYKDKPLEHCIITQGLDKAKSKFLPALGNQRELYDMKNMCWQIDSSPADFIVRDDETFEPFRPHILSVVDVFSGMGVATLVKKSNSLSLIRLLWKAIDKFGKPDMIKGDNGKDYLSKDFQSLLDGLNITYDAAIAYAGEQKALVERRFGILQHAGISLFHGAIGSNLAKREAIEQKTPKKERHAKDEYGFTKKTNQKLLHTFNEACEFLEAEVIKWNMSKVRRKKGVKTPLELWNSCDRAIVKISYEEFLFNAGNKELRVVGKKGINFEGRVYKSALMPSVGTKVKCVQNIDNIKELFIYDMMGKFICLALDESIAKLSKESFKILKKGYESEVKAIKEVLKKDEIAAFTKLNIKQDLQDLQVAFENSLIKAKEVQQKSLAKENLTKQRKLEKIKNDTSADELILNSKKETTNNESEFDMEAFMDRKYFAG; this is encoded by the coding sequence ATGTATTTTTTAGAAACCAAAGAAGCTTCACAAATTTTTAATGTAAGTGAAGGCGCCTTAAGACTTGCAGTAACTAGAAGATCAAATAAATATGAGTGGTTGAAAGTAGATAATGCTAATGGTGGCAGAGGTGGCAAAAAACTACTATTTAAAATAAGTAAAGAGCAGATTTTAACCGCCTTTAACCAAGAATTAATCACTAATGATACTTTAATTTATGATGAAAAAATGCAAGAAGTTAAATTGAGTGGGATTATAAGTGAAAATAATACAAATTGTATTATTGAAGAGAAAAATTTAAATTTAACAGAGCCAAAAATAGACAATGATTTGGCTGTTTTAAATTTAAAATTTGAAAATTTAAGTGATAAGCTTAAAGAAGATGCGAGAAGCAAAGTAAAACTACTTAAACAAGTGGAAAAATATATTGAAGGTGGTTTAAAACAAAAAAGAGCCTTAGAAATATTAAATATTAAAAAAGATATTTTTATGAAATGGCAACAATCCTTCAAAGCTCATGGCATTCTAGGTCTTATCGACACTCGCGGACTTCACCGCAAAGATAAAACAAAACTTAGCACCTGGATACAAGAGTATGCTTTAAGAGAGTATCGCTCCTTTGCAGCAGGTGGCTTTAATTTCACTGAGCTTTGGTGGAAAATTCACAAAGAGGCAGCACAAAAAGAAAACTATGATTTTATAGGTTTTGATTTAGGAGAGGCAAAACCGCTTTTTAGTGTAAAAACCTTGCAAAACTTTATTAAAAACTACTATAAAGATAAACCATTAGAACATTGTATTATCACTCAGGGCTTAGATAAAGCAAAAAGTAAATTTCTACCTGCACTTGGCAATCAAAGAGAGCTTTATGATATGAAAAATATGTGCTGGCAAATCGATAGCTCTCCAGCTGATTTTATAGTTAGAGATGATGAAACTTTCGAGCCTTTCCGTCCTCATATTTTAAGTGTCGTTGATGTCTTTAGTGGTATGGGAGTAGCTACTTTAGTAAAAAAATCTAATTCATTAAGCTTAATACGCCTTTTATGGAAAGCTATAGATAAGTTTGGTAAGCCTGATATGATTAAAGGGGATAATGGTAAAGATTATCTTTCAAAAGATTTTCAAAGCTTACTTGATGGTCTTAATATAACTTACGATGCAGCTATTGCTTATGCGGGAGAACAAAAGGCTTTAGTTGAAAGAAGATTTGGAATACTTCAACATGCTGGTATTTCTTTATTTCATGGAGCAATAGGATCAAATTTAGCTAAAAGAGAAGCTATTGAGCAAAAAACTCCTAAAAAAGAACGACATGCTAAAGATGAATACGGTTTTACTAAAAAGACTAATCAAAAACTACTTCATACCTTTAATGAGGCTTGTGAATTTTTAGAAGCTGAAGTAATTAAATGGAATATGTCTAAAGTACGTCGTAAAAAAGGCGTTAAAACACCACTTGAACTTTGGAACTCATGTGATAGAGCTATAGTAAAAATATCTTATGAAGAATTTTTATTTAATGCAGGTAATAAGGAACTTAGAGTTGTTGGCAAAAAAGGTATTAACTTTGAAGGTAGAGTTTATAAAAGTGCTTTAATGCCAAGTGTTGGAACAAAGGTTAAATGTGTACAAAATATCGATAATATCAAAGAGCTTTTCATCTATGATATGATGGGAAAATTTATTTGCTTAGCACTTGATGAAAGTATCGCTAAACTTAGCAAAGAAAGCTTTAAAATACTTAAAAAAGGCTATGAAAGCGAAGTTAAAGCTATCAAAGAAGTGCTTAAAAAAGATGAAATTGCGGCCTTTACTAAACTTAATATTAAACAAGACTTACAAGATCTACAAGTTGCTTTTGAAAACTCACTTATAAAAGCTAAAGAAGTACAACAAAAATCACTTGCTAAAGAAAATTTAACAAAACAAAGAAAACTTGAAAAAATTAAAAACGATACCAGCGCTGATGAGCTTATTTTAAACTCTAAAAAAGAAACTACAAATAATGAAAGCGAATTTGACATGGAAGCTTTTATGGATAGAAAATATTTTGCTGGTTAA
- a CDS encoding AAA family ATPase — translation MDLVEQTKRFLNTQNISQNNLADRLGINKSYMVGYMKEGRAYKYATKVEPLLEKYIKSFVEEKSIKELQTPFIVTKDVKAINVTIENAMCNREMGVIIGEAGTGKSRAIKEYANKNGTRVVLFEATTETSKRMLLSGLENKLNVCFKGSLDDKIRGIASELSRTSKVLIIDESEHLPFRALECLRRIYDFSNTALILVGTKKLKNNLTGVGRNDYNEYGQLSSRIGAKWELKGLCYQNKEGLKNDDLKALCDYFSLVDKKAIDLVFNLARGNFRKSEKLLKRASDFADGKSIEIKHIEAAAGYLLLG, via the coding sequence ATGGATTTAGTTGAACAAACAAAGAGATTTTTAAATACACAAAACATCTCTCAAAACAACTTAGCTGATCGCTTAGGTATTAATAAAAGCTATATGGTTGGATACATGAAAGAAGGTAGAGCTTATAAATATGCTACTAAAGTAGAACCATTGCTTGAAAAGTATATAAAAAGCTTCGTAGAAGAAAAGAGCATTAAAGAACTACAAACACCTTTTATAGTTACAAAAGATGTAAAAGCAATTAATGTAACTATAGAAAATGCTATGTGTAATCGTGAAATGGGAGTTATCATAGGCGAAGCAGGAACTGGTAAAAGCCGAGCTATTAAAGAATATGCTAATAAAAATGGCACAAGGGTAGTTTTGTTTGAAGCTACTACTGAAACTAGCAAAAGAATGCTTTTAAGCGGTCTTGAAAACAAACTTAATGTGTGTTTTAAAGGCTCACTTGATGATAAGATTAGAGGCATAGCTAGTGAGTTATCAAGAACTTCAAAAGTTTTAATTATAGATGAGAGCGAACACTTACCTTTTAGAGCACTTGAGTGCTTAAGACGCATATATGATTTTTCAAACACTGCTTTGATTTTAGTAGGAACTAAAAAACTTAAAAACAATCTTACAGGTGTTGGTAGAAATGATTATAACGAATATGGACAGCTTAGCTCTAGAATTGGTGCAAAATGGGAATTAAAAGGACTTTGCTATCAAAACAAAGAGGGCTTAAAAAATGATGATTTAAAAGCTCTTTGTGATTATTTTTCCTTAGTAGATAAAAAAGCAATAGATTTGGTTTTTAATCTAGCTAGAGGTAATTTTAGAAAAAGCGAAAAGCTTTTAAAAAGAGCTAGTGATTTTGCTGATGGTAAAAGTATAGAAATAAAGCATATTGAAGCTGCAGCTGGATATTTACTATTAGGCTAA
- a CDS encoding sigma factor-like helix-turn-helix DNA-binding protein, which produces MNFEEIARELNISRVRVGQIYKSALKKLAHPKNKEKWREIMDTLEALEEQRVKKENLMQGERK; this is translated from the coding sequence ATGAATTTTGAAGAAATAGCCAGGGAATTAAATATCTCAAGAGTTAGAGTTGGACAAATATATAAATCTGCCTTAAAAAAGCTAGCTCATCCAAAAAACAAAGAAAAATGGAGAGAGATTATGGATACCTTAGAAGCTTTAGAGGAACAAAGAGTAAAAAAAGAAAATTTAATGCAAGGAGAAAGAAAATGA
- a CDS encoding DUF4406 domain-containing protein: protein MAIVYIASPYKALAVRESQRKAQAISIATQECLKIMRECEGFTPVSPILQFSYLDEEKHREIALKMGLELLKASDYIYMSTHEDAKHSQGMQEELALAKKLGIKELTLDLPL, encoded by the coding sequence ATGGCAATAGTTTATATAGCTTCCCCTTATAAAGCTTTAGCTGTAAGAGAAAGTCAAAGAAAAGCACAAGCTATTAGCATAGCAACGCAAGAATGCTTAAAAATCATGCGTGAATGTGAAGGCTTTACACCTGTTTCACCTATTTTACAATTTAGCTATTTAGATGAAGAAAAACACAGAGAAATAGCTTTAAAAATGGGATTAGAACTTTTAAAAGCAAGTGATTACATTTATATGAGTACCCATGAAGATGCTAAGCACTCACAAGGTATGCAAGAAGAATTAGCATTAGCTAAAAAGCTTGGCATTAAAGAATTAACATTGGATTTGCCCTTATAA
- a CDS encoding host-nuclease inhibitor Gam family protein, translated as MEIKSFEDVNLALKKIAELSVKIEKINGDVTLACNEIKEAHAGKIKILNDELKYMEQCISTFCENNKHEFAEKRSKEFTFGKIGYRISESVPLPRVKEKLEALVKAFKSYGLNECISYKEELNKDAIVGLEDSTLVKLGLKRVVKDNFRIEPRIESLEIEK; from the coding sequence ATGGAAATAAAAAGTTTTGAAGATGTCAATTTAGCGCTTAAAAAAATAGCTGAACTTAGTGTAAAGATAGAAAAGATTAATGGTGATGTAACTTTAGCTTGCAATGAAATCAAAGAAGCTCATGCGGGTAAAATTAAAATTTTAAACGATGAGCTTAAATATATGGAACAATGTATTAGCACCTTTTGTGAAAACAACAAGCATGAATTTGCTGAAAAAAGATCTAAAGAATTTACCTTTGGAAAAATTGGCTATCGTATAAGCGAGAGTGTGCCTTTACCAAGAGTAAAAGAAAAGCTAGAAGCTCTTGTAAAAGCTTTTAAAAGTTATGGGCTTAATGAATGTATTAGCTACAAAGAAGAGCTTAATAAAGATGCTATTGTAGGGCTTGAAGATAGTACTTTAGTAAAGCTTGGTCTTAAAAGGGTGGTAAAAGATAATTTTAGAATAGAACCTCGTATTGAAAGTTTGGAGATTGAAAAATGA
- a CDS encoding YopX family protein, giving the protein MKLKDFDFRIWDYKRKTFINYQCQMSFIFNNERNKENYLKVMDCFDNKNPKNNEFYGLKSYNSNDIEIELCTRFYDKNGKKIFEGDILEFFATGEIIAGHVVYDKEEARFELITSNKDVLDFTFYSDIEIIGNIHENPELLKC; this is encoded by the coding sequence ATGAAGTTAAAAGATTTTGATTTTAGGATTTGGGATTACAAAAGAAAAACATTTATAAACTATCAGTGCCAGATGAGCTTTATTTTTAATAATGAAAGAAACAAAGAAAATTATTTAAAAGTAATGGATTGTTTTGATAACAAAAATCCTAAGAATAATGAATTCTATGGGCTTAAGTCTTATAATTCCAATGATATTGAAATAGAACTATGTACTAGGTTTTATGATAAAAATGGCAAAAAGATTTTTGAAGGTGATATTTTAGAGTTTTTTGCCACTGGAGAAATTATAGCAGGTCATGTTGTTTATGATAAAGAAGAAGCTAGGTTTGAACTAATAACTAGCAATAAAGATGTATTAGATTTTACTTTTTATAGTGATATTGAAATAATCGGCAATATCCATGAAAATCCTGAGCTTTTAAAATGTTAA
- a CDS encoding regulatory protein GemA translates to MQNLKKQLIKIIHTLRKDAHLSDDESYRWILNERYGKSSSKDLSIEELRDFAIALGYDEKFLKNTKKARYFKNENTKNGRATKKQLNMIQAIWSKNAKNPTQWALREFINNIIKKRPLHLWYLSIEDANKVILGLKNLENNSTHSAKRS, encoded by the coding sequence ATGCAAAATCTTAAAAAACAACTTATAAAAATAATTCATACTCTAAGAAAAGATGCTCATTTAAGCGATGATGAAAGCTATCGCTGGATATTAAATGAAAGGTATGGTAAAAGCTCATCCAAAGATTTAAGCATTGAGGAACTTAGAGATTTTGCTATAGCTTTGGGGTATGATGAAAAGTTCTTAAAAAACACTAAAAAAGCAAGATATTTTAAAAATGAAAATACCAAAAATGGAAGGGCTACAAAAAAACAGCTTAATATGATACAAGCTATTTGGAGTAAAAATGCTAAAAATCCTACACAATGGGCTTTAAGAGAATTTATTAATAATATTATTAAAAAGCGACCTTTGCATCTTTGGTATTTAAGTATAGAAGATGCTAATAAAGTCATTTTGGGGCTTAAAAATTTAGAAAACAACAGCACACATTCAGCTAAGCGAAGCTAA
- a CDS encoding endonuclease, with translation MKKLLFILLFSSLSLLASDNFNESKKELVELYESLGSTYQYDFYCNAPFKANKKGKYTKFEVVKSDLYTPRNEYTKKGKINQRAKRIEWEHIMPAQNFGKHLPCWREGGRKACQNDPLFTKMEADKQNLVPAIGEVNGDRSNFRYAEAPLNLEYTQYGNCKVYTDFKLKRFYPANYSKGYIARSYLYMSKTYNIRLSDQERKLMESWDKQYPMSEKEKRIRELTR, from the coding sequence ATGAAAAAACTCTTATTTATTCTATTATTTTCATCTTTATCTTTATTAGCTAGTGATAATTTTAATGAAAGCAAAAAAGAATTAGTTGAACTTTATGAGAGCTTAGGTAGTACTTATCAATATGATTTTTATTGTAATGCTCCATTTAAAGCAAATAAAAAAGGAAAATACACTAAGTTTGAAGTAGTTAAAAGTGATTTATACACTCCACGCAATGAATATACTAAAAAAGGCAAAATCAATCAAAGAGCAAAACGCATAGAATGGGAGCATATTATGCCTGCACAAAACTTTGGAAAACATTTACCTTGCTGGAGGGAAGGTGGTAGAAAAGCTTGTCAAAATGATCCACTTTTTACCAAAATGGAAGCTGATAAACAAAACCTAGTTCCTGCTATAGGTGAAGTTAATGGCGATAGAAGTAATTTTAGATATGCTGAGGCTCCTTTGAATTTAGAATATACTCAATATGGAAATTGTAAAGTATATACAGATTTTAAATTAAAAAGATTTTATCCTGCTAATTATTCTAAAGGCTATATTGCAAGAAGTTATTTATATATGAGTAAAACATATAATATTAGATTATCAGATCAAGAAAGAAAACTTATGGAATCTTGGGACAAACAATATCCTATGAGTGAAAAAGAAAAAAGAATTAGGGAATTAACTAGATAG
- a CDS encoding Mor transcription activator family protein translates to MLSNSEYFDYFIDFVKNNDKREILKEFGGGNIYIPSYKTLMRDEELKQDFKTLIKQGLTTKNASVECAKKYELSLNAVYLITKELRENLESGLF, encoded by the coding sequence GTGCTCTCTAATAGTGAATATTTTGATTATTTTATTGATTTTGTGAAAAATAATGATAAGCGTGAGATTTTAAAAGAATTTGGTGGTGGAAATATTTATATCCCAAGCTATAAGACTTTAATGAGAGATGAAGAATTAAAACAAGATTTTAAAACACTTATAAAACAAGGTTTAACCACCAAAAATGCAAGTGTAGAATGTGCCAAAAAATATGAGTTAAGCTTAAATGCTGTATATTTAATCACTAAAGAATTAAGAGAAAATTTAGAGTCAGGTTTATTTTAG